In Aegilops tauschii subsp. strangulata cultivar AL8/78 chromosome 3, Aet v6.0, whole genome shotgun sequence, one genomic interval encodes:
- the LOC109766740 gene encoding receptor-like serine/threonine-protein kinase SD1-8 encodes MRRRALSLLLLFAATYLPISIATDTIDLTTSIAGNQTLLSARGAFRLGFFSPPGSSGGRTYIGIWYARIPVQTVVWVANRRDPVVESPGVLKLSPDGRLVVVDGQNTTVWSSAAPTGNVTTKATARLLDSGNLVVSSDGSGPSQSVTWQSFDYPTDTQLPGMKIGVDHRSGFAWNITSWSSPADPSPGEYTVKLLTGGLPEFFLFRGPVKIFTTGPWNGVVLTGVPELKTEEYTFALVSNPNETYGTYYISSSSLLTRLVVEGSTGLMQRYVWADGAWNNFWYHPTDPCDSYARCGPFGFAYCDTAHSPECSCLPGFQPRSRKWSFRDGSGGCVRKTKLSCGDGDGFWPVNNMKLPEATNATVHADMTLDECRQLCLANCSCRAYSAANISGGVNRGCVIWATDLLNMRHYPAVVQDLYIRLAQSDVDALIAVSGKRRRPMVIAVAATISGVLLLAAAGCLCFWRYKARRKRRRQAPETAPGSGGNVLPFRARKHTADLSPARDDENKMSCGEDDLDLPLFDLAVILAATDNFAAESKLGEGGFGPVYLGRLEDGQEVAVKRLSKKSSQGVEEFKNEVRLIAKLQHRNLVRLLGCCIDDDERLLVYEFMHNNSLDTFIFDDAKRKLLGWSKRFEIILGIARGLLYLHEDSRVRIIHRDMKASNVLLDRNMVPKISDFGIARMFGGDQTTAYTLKVIGTYGYMSPEYAMDGVFSIKSDIYSFGVMVLEIVTGKKIRGFYDAELDLNLCGYAWMLWKEGRSTELLDGAMGSSCDHSQVRRCIQVALMCVDVQPRNRPMMSSVVMMLAGENATLPEPNEPGVNLGRNRTDTGFSETQSEFTVTTTDTAYSKS; translated from the exons ATGAGGAGGCGCGCGCTCTCTCTACTCCTCCTTTTCGCGGCCACCTACCTCCCCATATCGATCGCCACCGACACCATCGACCTGACCACGTCCATCGCCGGCAACCAGACGCTGCTCTCCGCCCGTGGAGCATTCAGGTTAGGCTTCTTCAGCCCGCCCGGCAGCTCCGGCGGCAGGACCTACATCGGCATTTGGTACGCACGCATCCCGGTACAGACCGTCGTGTGGGTCGCCAACCGCCGGGACCCGGTGGTCGAATCCCCGGGCGTCCTCAAGCTCTCTCCCGACGGCCGCCTTGTCGTCGTCGACGGCCAGAACACCACCGTTTGGTCCTCCGCGGCGCCCACCGGAAACGTGACCACCAAGGCCACCGCTCGGCTTCTCGACAGCGGCAACTTGGTCGTGAGCTCCGATGGAAGTGGACCGAGCCAGAGCGTGACATGGCAGAGCTTCGACTACCCGACGGACACGCAGCTCCCCGGCATGAAGATCGGGGTGGATCACAGGAGTGGCTTCGCCTGGAACATCACGTCGTGGAGCAGCCCCGCCGACCCCTCCCCGGGGGAGTACACGGTCAAGCTACTCACCGGCGGACTGCCTGAGTTCTTCCTCTTCCGCGGCCCGGTGAAGATCTTCACGACCGGGCCGTGGAACGGCGTGGTGCTCACCGGCGTGCCGGAGCTCAAGACCGAGGAGTACACATTCGCGCTCGTGTCAAACCCCAACGAGACGTACGGCACCTACTACATCAGCTCCTCGTCTCTGCTGACGCGGCTCGTCGTGGAAGGCTCGACGGGGCTGATGCAGCGGTACGTGTGGGCCGACGGCGCGTGGAACAATTTCTGGTACCACCCGACCGACCCGTGCGACAGCTACGCCAGGTGCGGGCCTTTCGGTTTCGCCTACTGCGACACCGCGCATTCGCCGGAGTGTAGCTGCTTGCCGGGGTTCCAGCCGCGGTCACGGAAGTGGAGCTTCAGGGACGGCTCCGGCGGCTGCGTCAGGAAGACCAAGCTGAGCTGCGGGGACGGCGACGGGTTCTGGCCGGTGAACAACATGAAGCTGCCGGAGGCGACTAACGCGACGGTGCACGCCGACATGACGCTGGACGAGTGCAGACAGCTGTGCCTGGCCAACTGCAGCTGCAGAGCCTACTCCGCCGCGAACATCAGCGGGGGCGTCAACCGCGGGTGCGTCATTTGGGCCACCGATCTGCTTAACATGCGGCACTATCCGGCGGTCGTGCAGGACCTGTACATCCGGCTCGCGCAGTCAGATGTAGATGCCTTGATTGCAGTTTCAGGTAAGCGCCGACGCCCCATGGTGATCGCCGTCGCCGCGACTATTTCCGGCGTGCTTCTTCTGGCAGCCGCTGGCTGCTTATGTTTCTGGAGATACAAGGCGAGGAGGAAGCGGCGGCGTCAGGCGCCTGAAACGGCGCCAGGCAGTGGAGGCAACGTGCTTCCATTCAGGGCCAGAAAACACACTGCTGATTTGAGCCCAGCTCGGGACGACGAGAACAAGATGAGCTGCGGCGAAGACGATCTGGACCTTCCGTTGTTCGATCTCGCCGTGATCCTCGCCGCCACGGACAACTTCGCAGCGGAGAGCAAGCTGGGAGAAGGTGGATTTGGCCCTGTCTATTTG GGAAGGCTTGAGGATGGGCAAGAAGTAGCTGTGAAGAGGTTGtccaagaaatcatcacaaggcgtCGAGGAATTCAAGAACGAGGTGAGGCTAATCGCCAAGCTCCAGCACAGGAACCTGGTGAGGCTGCTCGGCTGCTGCATCGACGACGACGAGAGGCTGCTCGTGTACGAGTTCATGCACAACAACAGCCTGGATACCTTCATATTTG ATGATGCAAAGCGTAAGTTGCTAGGATGGAGCAAACGCTTTGAGATCATTCTGGGGATCGCACGGGGTCTGCTCTATCTCCACGAGGATTCGAGGGTTAGGATCATCCACAGGGATATGAAAGCGAGCAACGTGCTGCTGGACAGGAACATGGTCCCCAAGATATCCGACTTCGGCATCGCGAGAATGTTCGGAGGCGACCAGACAACGGCGTACACCCTGAAGGTCATCGGGACATA CGGTTACATGTCCCCGGAATACGCCATGGACGGCGTGTTCTCCATCAAATCCGACATCTACAGCTTCGGCGTCATGGTGCTGGAGATCGTCACCGGCAAGAAAATCCGAGGCTTTTATGACGCCGAGCTCGATCTAAACCTCTGCGGTTAT GCGTGGATGTTGTGGAAGGAAGGCAGGAGCACGGAGCTCCTGGACGGTGCGATGGGCAGCAGCTGCGATCACAGCCAGGTGCGGAGGTGCATACAGGTTGCCCTCATGTGCGTCGACGTGCAGCCTAGGAACAGGCCGATGATGTCCTCGGTTGTTATGATGCTGGCCGGCGAGAACGCCACGTTGCCAGAGCCAAATGAGCCCGGCGTGAACCTGGGGAGGAACAGGACAGATACAGGGTTTTCTGAAACTCAAAGTGAGTTCACTGTGACTACGACAGATACAGCTTACAGCAAAAGTTAG
- the LOC141043015 gene encoding uncharacterized protein, with protein sequence MQQAPLLEKLDWVFTSKSWTSHFPNTLVVPLSKPVSDHIPCQVQIGTHIPKSKIFRFENYWLQIEGFKDIVKQNWEQAINIQDSAKRITAKFKRLRKCLKIWAKSISQLSMSIKATNEVILFLDAIEDFRTLTLQEWNGREFLKQHLLTLLERQKIYWQQRATIRWVKFGEANSKYFQAKATIKYKVNHIASLHDDLGNTHREHNAKANILFNAFKKRLSTSVPTFNPLNLGTLLNRDVDLSLLESPFSQEEIDAVIKSLPNDKAPGPDESAYKSINSSFITLIPKKDAPTTPNDFRPISLLNCSIKIITKLLANRLQEEIIVLKLDFEKAFDLIEHQSIKDILIARASSMQVEQLKNLILHFTVFTGLRVNFDKSAMVPINTDNEIENFVTLDESTVGDISQLCMEENDVLSAPFTEKDVLEAITQMKNNKEALHMKGFDPTWRKPVETLYKE encoded by the exons ATGCAGCAAGCACCACTACTGGAAAAATTAGACTGGGTGTTCACTTCTAAATCTTGGACTTCTCACTTTCCTAACACCCTAGTTGTCCCTCTGTCCAAACCTGTCTCAGATCACATACCTTGTCAGGTGCAAATTGGTACACATATTCCCAAGTCTAAAATCTTCAGGTTTGAGAACTATTGGCTACAAATTGAGGGATTCAAAGATATTGTAAAGCAGAATTGGGAACAGGCCATCAACATCCAAGATAGTGCAAAGAGAATTACTGCAAAATTCAAAAGGCTCAGGAAATGTCTCAAAATCTGGGCCAAATCAATTTCTCAACTCAGTATGTCCATCAAAGCCACTAATGAGGTCATTCTCTTTCTAGATGCAATTGAAGATTTTAGAACTCTCACTTTACAAGAATGGAATGGACGAGAGTTTCTTAAACAACATTTACTTACACTTCTAGAAAGACAAAAGATCTACTGGCAGCAGAGAGCTACAATTAGATGGGTTAAATTTGGAGAGGCAAACTCAAAATATTTTCAAGCCAAAGCCACCATCAAGTACAAGGTTAATCACATTGCTAGCTtgcatgatgatttgggcaacaCTCACAGAGAACATAATGCCAAAGCTAATATTCTCTTCAATGCCTTCAAAAAGAGATTAAGTACCTCTGTGCCCACTTTCAATCCTCTTAACTTGGGTACTTTGTTGAATAGAGATGTGGATCTTTCTCTGTTGGAATCACCTTTTTCTCAGGAGGAAATTGATGCTGTTATAAAAAGCCTGCCTAATGATAAAGCTCCAGGACCTGATG AATCAGCTTACAAAAGCATCAACTCTTCATTTATTACTCTCATACCTAAGAAAGATGCTCCAACCACACCCAATGATTTCAGGCCAATTTCACTGCTTAACTGCTCAATCAAGATCATTACTAAGCTTCTGGCAAATAGACTCCAAGAG GAGATTATTGTCTTGAAGTTGGATTTTGAGAAGGCTTTTGACCTCATTGAGCATCAGTCAATAAAAGATATTCTCATTGCAAGAG CTTCTTCCATGCAAGTGGAGCAACTCAAAAACCTCATTCTCCATTTTACAGTCTTTACTGGGCTAAGAGTTAACTTTGATAAATCAGCCATGGTGCCCATCAACACTGACAATGAG ATTGAGAATTTTGTCACACTAGATGAGAGTACGGTGGGAGATATTTCTCAGTTATGTATGGAAGAGAATGACGTGCTCAGTGCCCCTTTTACAGAAAAGGATGTGCTCGAGGCCATTACGCAAATGAAGAATAATAAG GAAGCTTTGCATATGAAGGGATTCGACCCTACTTGGAGGAAGCCGGTGGAGACTTTGTACAAGGAGTAG